Genomic DNA from Candidatus Eisenbacteria bacterium:
CGCGCTTGTCGCCCGCTCCTTCTCGGCCTTGCGAAGTTTTTCGTGGAAGCCCTCTTCGAAGGCCTTCACCACCTTGTTGATCTCGGGCTGATCGCTCACTTCGGGCCCGAGCATGACGGCGTCAGCCTCGCCGGACGTGACCTGCCGCCTGGCATCGAGCGTCAGAACCGTCTTGCACAGGTAGTAGCCCTGTTCGCCGCCATAGCAGGCCACGGTGTTCTTGATCATCCGCCCCTTCGGAATCATCGGAGTGTCGCGGCCGACCACCACAGCGTTCACCCCATCGACCGTGCTCACCAGGTCCTCGTTCGCGACCTTGCCGAGCTGGCCCAGCAGCACCACCACGTCGACGCCCTTCTTCCTCATCTCGGCGATGGTCCTCGTGGCAACGGCCCCTGGCGCTTCGATCAGGAGCGAATCCCGCGACGGCCCCAGGTTGACGTTCTCGCCGATGAGGCCGAAGAAGCCCACTTCCACGCCGCCGATCCTCTTGACCAGATATGGATTGAATAGCGGCTTGCGCGAGCGCTTCTCGATCAAGTTGGCGCATACGACCGGGAGCCTGTTGCGCTTCACCTGCGCGCGAAGGAAGGAGGCTCCGTATCGCAGGTCGCGCTCGCCAACCCCCACCGCATCGGTGTTCAGCCGGTTCATCACGTCCATGATGAACCCTGCGAGATCCAGCTGACCGTCACCCTCGGGGAAGAACCCGCCGTTGTCGACCAGGGCGACCTGTCCGTACTGAGTTCTGATGCTGTCCGCCAGGCTGGCTCGCCGAGACAGGCCCCCCTTGGGGATGTTGCAGCCACAGGGACCCGTCTTTCCCTTGACGTCCGTGGTGCTCAGGATGACGAGCTTGTCAGGTTGGAGAACGGCCCCACTCGACGTGGCGGCCACGGCCGCCCAGGCAGGCAGCAGTAGGAGAGTGGCGAATACCACGGAGAATCGGGTTTGCATGTGACCTCCAGGCATTGGTGGACCGCGCCGCAGGAATACATCCACCCTCCAGAACGGGACGACGGCACGAGATATATCGGGCGCCGCGGTCCAGTCCCGAGGGCCGCCGGGCCTGCCGGGGGCACATGGCCCATTCACGACCGATATGTCCGGGGACGTTGTTCCGTTCTTGAGGTGGCTGCCCACTGCAGCGAAGCCTATTCTTTTCGCTCGGAGGCCCGATGCGAGCACGATTCCTCGTGGTATTTGCCGCTCTCATGCTGCTTCCTGCCGTCACGGCTGCGTCCAGCCCCACGTGCTGGCAGCTCGCGGGGAACGATCTGTCGTGCTACCAGATGGACCGCGACTCCGTCGTGACCTACGCCGGCAAGCCCAGCGGCCGCCTCACGTCAGTCGGCGAGTGCCAGAGCTTCGGCACGATGGTGCAGTGCATCGACCCCGCCGCCTACGCCGGTAAGCGGATCCGGTTCTCGGCTCACGTCAAGGCTCGGGACGTCAGGGACTGGGCCGGCCTGTGGATGCGGGTGGACGGCGAGGGCGGCTGCGGGACCACCCTCGCCTTCGACAACATGAACACTCGCCCGATCACAGGGTCCAGGGACTGGGCTCGCTATGACATCGTGCTCGACGTCGCGAAGGAGGCGAAGAGCATCTGCCTGGGGATCCTGCTGGAAGGCCAGGGCAAGGTCTGGCTGAGCGGGGTGCGCTTCGAGGCCGTCAACACGGCCGTTCCGACCACTGTCGCGGACGGGCGGATGGAGAAAAAACCGGCGAGCCCGAACGTCGAGCACTGACGTGGGGAAAGGTCGCCAGGACTGCCGGTGGCTGTCCGAGGCGGAGATTGCTGCGCGTGCGCTCGAGGGGCAGTCGTCGGCGTGGGACGAGATCGTGCGGCGCCACTCGCACCGCGTGCTGCTGGCCATGCTGGCGCGCGGGGTGCCGTGGGACGCGGCGCACGATCTTGTGCAGGAGGTCTGGGTGCGCTTGGTGCGCCAGCAGCGCGCAGGGCGCCTGCAGTCTTTGACCCTGCCGGGGCTCGCCATCACGCAGGCCAGCTGGTTGGCCCGCGAGGAGGGCCGGACCAGGAGGCGGCACGAGACCATCATGAGCGGCAGAGCGGCGGCGGAGATCACCGGTGACGATGTGGAACATGACCCCGGGGTGGATCCCGAGGAACAAGCGATCCGGCAAGATCGGCTGGACCGCATCCGCAGGGAGCTCGAGGTCTGTCCGCCGCGCGCCCGGCAGATCTTTCTCGCGGTGTACGGGCCCGAAGGACGCAGTCACGCCGAGGCGGCGCGCGACCTCGGGATCTCGGTGCAGCGGGTGAGGCAGGCACTGTGCGAGGTCCGCGCGCGCATGCGCACGGCGCTGAGGGAAATGGATAGCGGAGACTAATCGTGGAGCACTTGAGCCAGGAGCAACTCGATGCGTTGGTGATGGGAACTGCGTCCCGCGACGACGAGGCGGTCCGGCGCCATCTGGCGACCTGTGAGGCTTGCGCCAGGCGGCTGATGCGCGCGGCGCAGCTCGAATCGGATCTGTACGACGCTGCGGCGGCCGCCGCTGGGGACCTGGTGAAGCGAGCGCGCCCCGCTCCGGCTCGGATATGGCGGGTCGCCCTGCCGGTCGCGGCCGCGCTGGCGGCCGTTGCCTTCGGCACGTGGTCCCTGATCTCGCGGGAGAGACCCGAGGTCGCGCCTCCGGCCCAGACGGTCCGCGTGCCGTCCGCGGACAAGCCCGACCTCCGGACCCCGAGGAACGTGGGCTCCGGGGTGCACGAGTTGCCGCCCCAGGACGTAGCTCGCTGCGTGACCGTGGAGCTGAGTCAGGGTCCGCCTACTGATCCAGGTGGGAGTGACCTATGCACCCCGCTCTCGGCTCAGTGACCGAAGGGTTCTGACGCAGATCGCCTCACACACCCGCGCGGAGTTCTGCGGCAGGGAAGGATCCGCGCCCTGCCGTCGCTTCGTTTCGCCATGACCGACAGGCCGATCACGGTCATTGCGTCCCCAGCTCCGGGAAGGTCTAGCTTCGCGTCGTTCGGGGCTCCCGGGCGCTCTCCTCCTACCTCAGGCCGTTGCACGAGCGACCCTCTCTCCCATGGAGTGGAGGCTCATCATGATCCGGCGATGGATTCCCGCCTTGGTGGTCGTGCTCGCCGTCTCGATCTCACCGATTGCTCGTGCCGGAAGTTGGTGCGCCGCGAAGAAATCGAACCTTCAACCTACTGATCAAGAGTCGGATTGAGGGGCGCGGACGAGCCGGGACAAATCAGGGTGAAGCGTGGTGAGCGCATGCGTTTCGCCCCGACCTCGCTCGACCGCAAGTCACGCTTGATCCCGGTTCGTCACGATTCGCGTGGCTACAGTTGGGCTACCGTCCGGCCAGCCGACCACGCTTGGGTGCGAGGCAGGTCGACGCAATTGGGCCAGAGAGATAGAACTCCACCATGCATGAGCCGCCACGCACTCAACCTGTGCTGTTGAATGGGTTTGCCCTTGATGAGTCCGACATCGGCTCATTCGAATGGAGTCGAACCCACAATGCCGACCGCCTGTGGGTGACGAACGAGGGTCTCACGATCGAATGGGACCCGCTGAAGCGCCCGCCGAAAGAGAAGTTGCCACCGGTCTGGATCCCGGCGTCGACGTGCCTCCATCTCCACAGCGGGTCGTATCGCTGGGATTTCGTTGTCGAGCGCATGGGAGAGTGTCAGATCGGAGTCGGCTTCATGCTTCTTTGGGACGTCGGCCCCGACTGGGGATTCTTCGGATATCTCGGCGCAAGTCCGACTGCCTGGGCCTACGACCCATCCACCGGCGACGTGGTCAGCAACACCGAGTCCATCGAAGGTGG
This window encodes:
- a CDS encoding sigma-70 family RNA polymerase sigma factor, which encodes MGKGRQDCRWLSEAEIAARALEGQSSAWDEIVRRHSHRVLLAMLARGVPWDAAHDLVQEVWVRLVRQQRAGRLQSLTLPGLAITQASWLAREEGRTRRRHETIMSGRAAAEITGDDVEHDPGVDPEEQAIRQDRLDRIRRELEVCPPRARQIFLAVYGPEGRSHAEAARDLGISVQRVRQALCEVRARMRTALREMDSGD